In one window of Fusobacteria bacterium ZRK30 DNA:
- the bioA gene encoding adenosylmethionine--8-amino-7-oxononanoate transaminase has product MENIWFPYTQMKTMSKPIQIEKGEGVYLYTKDEDKLIDTVSSWWCAIHGYNNIEINNAIKDQVDKMSHIMLGGLVHQPVMDFSKKIASILPGDLNHCFFSDSGSVGVEVALKMAVQYFSNLGKRKTKFISFTDSYHGDTWKAMEVGDDPDYHKAFKGDTVPQNFYVEPGNIEELENILKKHSAEIAGFIVEPILQGAGGFKIHSREYLKDARKLCDRYGVLFIFDEVATGFGRTGDLFVASEDLIPDIIVLGKALTGGYLGHSVTVATDDIYDKFYSDSPEDAFMHGPTFMGNPLACAAGLKSIEIFEREDYLSKIKKIEAALMKLKEIDHPLIKEVRVIGGCGCIEVTDNKILKGFKDYCFSKGIWNRTFLDFAYIMPPYIISTDELNYVVETFKTWFEQEQKDVL; this is encoded by the coding sequence TTGGAAAATATTTGGTTCCCATATACACAGATGAAGACTATGAGTAAACCTATCCAAATAGAGAAGGGTGAAGGGGTATATCTATACACTAAGGATGAAGATAAATTAATAGATACCGTCTCTTCTTGGTGGTGTGCAATTCATGGATATAACAATATAGAGATAAATAATGCCATAAAAGATCAAGTGGATAAGATGTCCCACATCATGTTGGGAGGTCTGGTACATCAGCCTGTTATGGATTTTAGCAAGAAGATAGCAAGTATCCTTCCGGGAGATTTAAATCATTGTTTTTTTTCTGACAGTGGATCTGTAGGAGTTGAAGTAGCTCTGAAGATGGCAGTTCAATATTTTAGTAATCTAGGAAAAAGAAAGACAAAGTTTATATCTTTTACAGATTCATACCATGGAGACACATGGAAAGCCATGGAGGTAGGAGATGATCCGGATTATCATAAGGCTTTTAAAGGAGATACTGTTCCCCAAAACTTTTATGTGGAACCGGGAAATATAGAGGAGTTAGAAAATATATTAAAAAAACATTCTGCAGAGATAGCAGGATTTATAGTAGAACCGATCTTACAGGGAGCAGGAGGGTTTAAGATCCATTCTAGGGAGTATCTGAAAGACGCCCGTAAACTTTGTGACAGATATGGTGTACTATTTATATTTGATGAGGTAGCTACAGGATTTGGCCGGACAGGAGACCTGTTTGTTGCTTCTGAAGATTTGATTCCAGATATTATAGTCCTAGGGAAAGCTCTAACCGGGGGATACTTAGGTCATTCTGTGACAGTTGCTACAGATGATATATATGATAAATTTTATTCTGATTCTCCAGAAGACGCTTTTATGCATGGACCTACATTTATGGGAAATCCCCTTGCCTGTGCAGCGGGATTAAAATCAATTGAAATATTTGAGAGGGAAGATTATCTGTCTAAGATAAAAAAGATAGAAGCAGCTCTTATGAAATTAAAAGAGATAGATCATCCTCTTATAAAGGAAGTCAGAGTAATCGGTGGATGCGGGTGTATTGAGGTAACCGATAACAAAATTCTAAAGGGGTTTAAGGACTATTGTTTCTCCAAGGGAATATGGAATAGAACATTTTTAGATTTTGCATATATCATGCCACCCTATATAATCTCTACAGATGAATTAAATTATGTAGTTGAAACTTTCAAGACTTGGTTTGAGCAGGAACAGAAAGATGTTTTATAA